The Bacteroidales bacterium region AGGACAGGTGAAGAAAAGGAAATTTTATTTCCGTCAAAGTGCCCAACTTGCGGTGCCGATCTCAAACGTAACCCTGGCGAAGCTGCTTGGTTTTGCCCCAACGATGAAACTTGTCTTCCTCAAGTTAAAGGTAGAATTGAACATTTTATTTCACGTGACGCTATGAATATTAAATCACTAGGAGAGGGAAAAGTTGATCTGCTTTTTGAAAAAGGTCTTATTAAAGATCCTGCAGATTTGTATGATTTAACATTTGAAAAACTTATTGGCTTAGAAAAACGATGGTTTGATGAAACTGGCAAAGAAAGAACCATGCAATTCAGGGAAAAAACAGTACAAAATATTTTACAAGGGATCGAGCAATCCAAGTCAGTTCCCTTTGAAAAAGTTCTTTATGCCCTAGGCATTCGTCATGTAGGTGAATCTCTCGCTAAAAATATCGCACGCTATGCTAAAAATATTCATCGTCTCAAAGAAATGAGTGTAGAGGAATTAATGATGATTGAAGATGTAGGTGAAATTGTTGCACATAGTATTTATCAATGGTTTAGAAACCAAAAAAATCTCATACTTTTAGAACGTTTAGAAAAGGCAGGCTTGCAGATGTCTGTTTCAGAGGTTTCCATTCATAGTCAGAAACTGAAGGGTTTACAATTTGTCATATCTGGTGTTTTTGAAACAATTGAGCGCGAGGAACTCAAAAAGCTTATCGAATCGCACGGAGGCAAAGTCCTTACATCCGTAAGTTCAAAAGTTAATTTTATTGTAGGTGGTCAGAATATGGGACCAGCTAAATTAGAAACAGCCAAAAGATTGGGCATTCCTGTACTTTCTGAAAAAGAATTTTTTAACAAATTTGATTTATGAAAAAATGGTTATTTATTGTCGGGTTGTTATTGTTTTTGCCACAATGTTACGTAGGGCGATTAATCGTCTATAATGTAGCCGATACCCGTGATTACAAAAAATTTCCACAAGTTATCATAACTCCTTCACCTGAACCTTTTCGTTTTTATCGAGGTAAACAAATAAATTTGGATTCATTATCATTTCCAGATATTTACGTCATAAACAAAAAGAAAATTCGCAATTATGAAAGCCTTTTTAAACGTACTAAGACAACTGCTTTTCTTATTATTCGTCACGACACCATATTATATGAACGTTATTTTCGAGGATATGATTCATTAAGTATTTTCCCTTCATTTTCTATGTCAAAGTCTGTGATATCATTACTAATTGGAATAGCATTGGGTGAAGGAAAAATAACCTCCTTAGATGATCCTGTGATTAAGTATATTCCTGAACTTCGACCTGAGTTGAAAAAAGTAACCATTCGGCACCTTCTGAATATGGAATCAGGATTTCAATTTCAAGAGAATTATTATAATCCTTTTGCTGAGATTGCAAAATACTATTACGGAGATCATCTCAAGCAGTACATTAAGAAATTAAAACTCAAAAAGGAGCCTGGTAGGGAATTCGAATATCAAAGTGTCAACACCTTGTTGTTGGCCCTTGTTTTGGAAAGTGCCACAGGAATGCCTTCTTGGAAATACCTTGAAACTCGATTTTGGCAAAAAATAGGTACTTCTCTACCTGCTACGATTAACCTTGATTCTCCCAAAGACAGTACTTTTAAAGCTTTTTGTTGCCTTAACGCCACCGCTCGAGATTTTGCCAAACTTGGAAAAATTATGCTAGATCGCGGAAAATACAATGATCAACAAATTATTCCAACATCGTACGTAGATCTATTATTTAATCCTGAGACTAAGAAATCTCCAAAAAAAAGAAAGAAAAGCGTATACTTTTACCGATATCATTGGTGGTACGATAGCTGGGGGAATCTAGCTGCTTATGGATTTCTTGGGCAATTAGTGATAATATTTCCTTCAAAGCATATGATCATGGTAAGGCTTGGTGATAAAAACGGTGGAGTAGACTGGCCTCAAATAATGAACTATATCGCCAAACAATTGTAATCATGAAAAGGATAGGGGTTATCTCAGATACCCATGGAGTTTTACCTAAGGAATATTCAATTTTTTTTAAAGATTGCGATGAAATTTGGCATGCTGGAGATGTCGGAAGCACAGATGTGTTGTTAGAGCTTCAACAATTAGCTTTGTTAAGGGTGGTGTGGGGAAATATCGACGGAGCCGATATCCGAGCTCAAAGTAGCGAAGAACATTTTTTTGAGCTTTTCAATCAGCGCATTTATATTCGTCATATTGTGCGAACTTTTTCGAAATACGACAACAAGATATTAGAACGGCTAAAACAATTGAAGCCAACTATAGTCATAGCAGGACATAGCCACATTTTAGAAATTAAATACGATCAACAAAACAAATGGCTTTATATTAATCCTGGAGCAGCTGGAAAATTTGGACCTCACCTGAAAAGAACAATGGTACGTTTTTTACTCAATGAAAATGGAGTCTCTGATCTTGAAATTTGGGAAAAAGAAAAACTATGATAAGGTGGTGTATTTCTTTTGGTAGTATTTTGTCTTGGCTTACTTTTTATTCTCAGTTTCGTCAATTTATATTGCCATCTGAACAACAGAATTTTCAGGTAACGATGAATTATCGACAAGTTATCGACCTTTGTCTTTATCTGGATAGTACTTATAATGAAGTGGACTTTGATACGTTAGGATTTAGTGCCAACGGATCTATTGTGCCTTTACTTCATGTTAGAAAAGCAGCTGGTGAGGATAAAATTAAGTTGCTCATCATGGCTGCGATACATGCTGGTGAGACAGATGGAATTGATGCTGGTTTCCTCTTTTTGCGTAGCATTTTGCATCATCAGATGTTGAAAAAATATCTCGAACGTTTTGAGATTTTTTTTATTCCTGTCTTTAATGTGGAAGGTTTGCAGCGATTTTCATCTAATCAGAGAATCAATCAAAATGGTCCTTCTGAAACAGGTTGGCGAACGAATAGTTTGAATCTGAATTTAAATCGTGATTTCTTAAAAGCTGATGCTCCTGAGATGCGTGCATGGCTTGCTTGGTTTCATAAAACAAAACCAGATTTTGTTGTCGATTGTCATACTACTGATGGGGCAAATTACCAGTATACTGTTACTTATTCTTTGGGAAATAATTTACTGTTTGACGATTCATTGCGAATTTTCCTTCAGGAGAAATTAATACCTTTTCTTACTGAGAAAATGAATGAAACAGGTGATTTGTTGTTTCCATACATAATATTTAAAAACTGGCATGATCCTACTTCAGGTATAGTTAAAGATATAGCTTCGCCCAACTTATCACATGGATATACATTGATGTATGATATACCATGCTTTCTGATCGAAACTCATATGCTTAAGCCATACAAAACTCGTGTAGAGGCAACCGAAAGAGTCCTTCTCTATATCTACATTTGGCTTTATGAAAATTACCAGTCTTTTAAGAAAATTATGAACAAAGTACATCGAATCAATACATGTGAGAGGTATAAAAAAGCTTTTCCTGTTTTGCAACAAGCGAATATGAGTGATAGTATGTTCATTGATTTTTTGGGTTATTCGTATGAATGGATAAAAAGTACGGTTACTAACCAACAATATGTTCGTTACAACGATCAACATCCCAAAACGTTTCAATTACCTTATTTTGGAAAAATCATAGCTTCGAAAGAGGTGAATCTACCCGAAGCTTATCTCATACCTCGACAGTATAAACATCTTATTGAAATTTTATCTTATCATGATGTTTATGCCATTCCTGTCAGAAACAACATGCGTGTTTCCTGTAGAACAATTTATCTGCAGAAAGTTCGTTTTTCGTCCATGCCTTATGAAGGCAGGTTTCAACCCTCGTACGA contains the following coding sequences:
- a CDS encoding metallophosphatase family protein; this translates as MKRIGVISDTHGVLPKEYSIFFKDCDEIWHAGDVGSTDVLLELQQLALLRVVWGNIDGADIRAQSSEEHFFELFNQRIYIRHIVRTFSKYDNKILERLKQLKPTIVIAGHSHILEIKYDQQNKWLYINPGAAGKFGPHLKRTMVRFLLNENGVSDLEIWEKEKL
- a CDS encoding M14 family zinc carboxypeptidase gives rise to the protein MIRWCISFGSILSWLTFYSQFRQFILPSEQQNFQVTMNYRQVIDLCLYLDSTYNEVDFDTLGFSANGSIVPLLHVRKAAGEDKIKLLIMAAIHAGETDGIDAGFLFLRSILHHQMLKKYLERFEIFFIPVFNVEGLQRFSSNQRINQNGPSETGWRTNSLNLNLNRDFLKADAPEMRAWLAWFHKTKPDFVVDCHTTDGANYQYTVTYSLGNNLLFDDSLRIFLQEKLIPFLTEKMNETGDLLFPYIIFKNWHDPTSGIVKDIASPNLSHGYTLMYDIPCFLIETHMLKPYKTRVEATERVLLYIYIWLYENYQSFKKIMNKVHRINTCERYKKAFPVLQQANMSDSMFIDFLGYSYEWIKSTVTNQQYVRYNDQHPKTFQLPYFGKIIASKEVNLPEAYLIPRQYKHLIEILSYHDVYAIPVRNNMRVSCRTIYLQKVRFSSMPYEGRFQPSYDVMEKDTVIEVQAGTYLVPLCQRGWRTIAYLLEPTSSVSFLKWGFFNAIFEQKEYGEIYVLEPLADEMIKNPQIQKEFEEWKKQNPSASHYEQLNCFFLRSKYADIYQNWYPVLKVYDKIEFNKLIPAR
- a CDS encoding beta-lactamase family protein; this encodes MKKWLFIVGLLLFLPQCYVGRLIVYNVADTRDYKKFPQVIITPSPEPFRFYRGKQINLDSLSFPDIYVINKKKIRNYESLFKRTKTTAFLIIRHDTILYERYFRGYDSLSIFPSFSMSKSVISLLIGIALGEGKITSLDDPVIKYIPELRPELKKVTIRHLLNMESGFQFQENYYNPFAEIAKYYYGDHLKQYIKKLKLKKEPGREFEYQSVNTLLLALVLESATGMPSWKYLETRFWQKIGTSLPATINLDSPKDSTFKAFCCLNATARDFAKLGKIMLDRGKYNDQQIIPTSYVDLLFNPETKKSPKKRKKSVYFYRYHWWYDSWGNLAAYGFLGQLVIIFPSKHMIMVRLGDKNGGVDWPQIMNYIAKQL